The proteins below come from a single Sander vitreus isolate 19-12246 chromosome 15, sanVit1, whole genome shotgun sequence genomic window:
- the rundc3aa gene encoding RUN domain-containing protein 3A isoform X2: MESGCIHTAMAMGLTSKKPSARSVGVERKNLITVCRFSVKTLLEKYTAEPIDDSSEEFINFAAILEHILSHRFKGSGSWFSSDGQRSFWEYIRLACSKVQNNCIASIENIENISTSRAKGRAWIRVALMEKRLSEYVSTALRDTRTTRRFYDDGAIMLREEAQVLTGMLIGLSAIDFSFCLKGETLDGKSSAVIDYTPYLKFTQSYDYLSDEEDCRSVDSSNSEESVPEHPYIPLVTDEESWSNKCRKMEQRFKIVYAQKGYLEELVRLRESQLKNVETENKRLRAKVEELTVQTQQEKKELEAVVLELQAQLSALMPCDSSHLAKDLSIPLVNQWSTITNNQGDVKLFRRRSFHSLEQLSAEVSLNSDSQRTDGRQNGDAAWTSAGKDNTPSMLGLCGSLASLPSSKSLASLKSNECLVNISTEPSPALTPS; encoded by the exons ATTCTCTGTAAAGACTCTCCTAGAAAAGTACACTGCAGAGCCTATAGATGACTCATCTGAGGAGTTTATTAACTTTGCCGCCATTTTAGAGCACATCCTCAGCCACCGCTTCAAAG GTTCAGGAAGCTGGTTCAGCTCAGATGGACAGCGCAGTTTCTGGGAATATATTCGGCTGGCGTGCAGCAAGGTGCAGAACAACTGCATCGCCAGCATCGAAAACATAGAGAACATCAGCACATCACGAGCAAAG GGGCGTGCATGGATTCGAGTGGCGCTGATGGAGAAACGTCTGTCTGAATATGTGTCCACTGCTCTGAGGGACACGAGAACAACCAG GAGGTTCTATGATGATGGAGCCATTATGCTGAGAGAGGAGGCCCAAGTCCTGACTGGCATGCTGATTGGACTGAGTGCCATTGACTTCAG TTTTTGCTTGAAGGGGGAGACTCTGGATGGGAAATcctcagctgtgattgactacACACCTTACCTGAAGTTCACTCAGAG CTACGACTACCTGAGTGATGAGGAGGACTGTCGCAGTGTGGACAGCAGTAACAGCGAGGAAAGTGTCCCCGAGCATCCCTACATCCCCTTGGTGACGGACGAGGAGAGCTGGAGCAACAAGTGTCGCAAAATGGAGCAGAGGTTTAAGATCGTCTATGCCCAGAAG GGTTACCTGGAGGAGCTGGTGCGTCTGCGGGAGTCGCAGCTAAAGAACGTGGAAACGGAGAACAAGCGTCTGAGAGCCAAGGTGGAGGAGCTGACGGTCCAGACCCAGCAGGAGAAGAAGGAGCTGGAGGCCGTCGTGCTCGAGCTGCAAGCACAACT CTCTGCCCTCATGCCCTGTGATTCCTCCCATCTGGCTAAAGATCTCTCCATCCCGCTAGTCAACCAGTGGTCCACCATCACAAACAACCAGGGCGATGTCAAGCTTTTCCGCAG GAGGAGTTTCCACAGTTTGGAGCAACTTTCTGCTGAAGTCAGTCTGAACTCTGACTCCCAGAGGACTGATGGGAGACAGAATGGAGATGCTGCCTGGACTTCAGCAg gaaaagacaacactccCTCCATGCTGGGTCTGTGTGGCTCTCTGGCCTCTTTACCAAGCTCCAAGTCCCTGGCCAGCCTCAAGTCCAACGAGTGTTTGGTCAACATCAGCACTGAACCCAGCCCTGCGCTCACTCCCAGCTAG
- the rundc3aa gene encoding RUN domain-containing protein 3A isoform X1, whose product MESGCIHTAMAMGLTSKKPSARSVGVERKNLITVCRFSVKTLLEKYTAEPIDDSSEEFINFAAILEHILSHRFKGNTAGSGSWFSSDGQRSFWEYIRLACSKVQNNCIASIENIENISTSRAKGRAWIRVALMEKRLSEYVSTALRDTRTTRRFYDDGAIMLREEAQVLTGMLIGLSAIDFSFCLKGETLDGKSSAVIDYTPYLKFTQSYDYLSDEEDCRSVDSSNSEESVPEHPYIPLVTDEESWSNKCRKMEQRFKIVYAQKGYLEELVRLRESQLKNVETENKRLRAKVEELTVQTQQEKKELEAVVLELQAQLSALMPCDSSHLAKDLSIPLVNQWSTITNNQGDVKLFRRRSFHSLEQLSAEVSLNSDSQRTDGRQNGDAAWTSAGKDNTPSMLGLCGSLASLPSSKSLASLKSNECLVNISTEPSPALTPS is encoded by the exons ATTCTCTGTAAAGACTCTCCTAGAAAAGTACACTGCAGAGCCTATAGATGACTCATCTGAGGAGTTTATTAACTTTGCCGCCATTTTAGAGCACATCCTCAGCCACCGCTTCAAAGGTAACACTGCAG GTTCAGGAAGCTGGTTCAGCTCAGATGGACAGCGCAGTTTCTGGGAATATATTCGGCTGGCGTGCAGCAAGGTGCAGAACAACTGCATCGCCAGCATCGAAAACATAGAGAACATCAGCACATCACGAGCAAAG GGGCGTGCATGGATTCGAGTGGCGCTGATGGAGAAACGTCTGTCTGAATATGTGTCCACTGCTCTGAGGGACACGAGAACAACCAG GAGGTTCTATGATGATGGAGCCATTATGCTGAGAGAGGAGGCCCAAGTCCTGACTGGCATGCTGATTGGACTGAGTGCCATTGACTTCAG TTTTTGCTTGAAGGGGGAGACTCTGGATGGGAAATcctcagctgtgattgactacACACCTTACCTGAAGTTCACTCAGAG CTACGACTACCTGAGTGATGAGGAGGACTGTCGCAGTGTGGACAGCAGTAACAGCGAGGAAAGTGTCCCCGAGCATCCCTACATCCCCTTGGTGACGGACGAGGAGAGCTGGAGCAACAAGTGTCGCAAAATGGAGCAGAGGTTTAAGATCGTCTATGCCCAGAAG GGTTACCTGGAGGAGCTGGTGCGTCTGCGGGAGTCGCAGCTAAAGAACGTGGAAACGGAGAACAAGCGTCTGAGAGCCAAGGTGGAGGAGCTGACGGTCCAGACCCAGCAGGAGAAGAAGGAGCTGGAGGCCGTCGTGCTCGAGCTGCAAGCACAACT CTCTGCCCTCATGCCCTGTGATTCCTCCCATCTGGCTAAAGATCTCTCCATCCCGCTAGTCAACCAGTGGTCCACCATCACAAACAACCAGGGCGATGTCAAGCTTTTCCGCAG GAGGAGTTTCCACAGTTTGGAGCAACTTTCTGCTGAAGTCAGTCTGAACTCTGACTCCCAGAGGACTGATGGGAGACAGAATGGAGATGCTGCCTGGACTTCAGCAg gaaaagacaacactccCTCCATGCTGGGTCTGTGTGGCTCTCTGGCCTCTTTACCAAGCTCCAAGTCCCTGGCCAGCCTCAAGTCCAACGAGTGTTTGGTCAACATCAGCACTGAACCCAGCCCTGCGCTCACTCCCAGCTAG